One Panicum virgatum strain AP13 chromosome 9K, P.virgatum_v5, whole genome shotgun sequence genomic region harbors:
- the LOC120646667 gene encoding brefeldin A-inhibited guanine nucleotide-exchange protein 2-like has product MASAAAASPPTPPESDPRLVEVFTPFLEKLIKNASWRNKAHSKLSHTAKSILDRLQKPPPAAEAQAPSTPTSAPSTPTSSSAQPGPLRSLSLADSELLLAPVTSALGSGSAKLAEAALELLHRLIAHSYIHGEADPSADPSAQLVASLLDAACNALGLDDEHIELLLLKTLLSAVTSTSVRLHGDCLLRAVRACYDMYLGSRSAVNQATAKASLVQMLVIVFRRMEADSSTVPVQPIVVADMIELPDAGPGSSPTADPNVVQGFISKIIGDFDGALTPLARTTSSTGAGATVAHDGAFETTAAAEEGANPADLLDSTDKDMLDAKYWEISMYKTAIEGRKDELGVEGAVVGTLDDDADVRIGNKLRRDAFLVFRALCKLSMKTPPKDAPADPIVMRGKILALELLKILLENAGAVFRTSERFLGAIKQYLCLSLLKNCASSHMIVFQLSCSIFISLVSRFRPGLKAEIGVFFPMIILRVLENIAQPNYQAKMIVLRFLEKLCGDSQILVDIFLNYDCDVHSSNIFERMVNGLLKTAQGPPAGVPTTLVPPQDTTMKSEAMKCLVAILRSMGDWMNKQLRIPDPASPIVESEKNDNDGGNELPQTDNNGDESSEASDSHSELSNGISEAASLEQRRAYKMELQEGISLFNRKPKKGIEFLVKASKVGESPEEIAAFLKSASGLNKTMIGDYLGEREDLSLKVMHAYVDSFEFQGMEFDEAIRAFLQGFRLPGEAQKIDRIMEKFAERYCKCNPKAFSSADTAYVLAYSVIMLNTDAHNPMVKNKMSPEDFIRNNRGIDDGKDLPEEFMRSLYERIWKKEIKMKEDEFVPQQQQSTSSNKILGLDNILNIVVRKRGSSMETSDDLIKHMQEQFKEKARMSESVFYPATDVVVLKFMVEVCWAPMLAAFSVPLDQSDDEIVISQCLEGFRSAIHVTAAMSMKTQRDAFITSLAKFTSLHSAADIRQKNVEAIKAILLIADEDGNYLQEAWEHILTCVSRFENLHLVGEGAPPDATFFALQQPDLDKSKQAKSSILPVLKKKAPNAASASKRGSYDSAGVGGKASGVDQMNNEVTSLLEQVGMAEMNRVFVRSQKLNSEGIIDFVKALCKVSMEELRSASDPRVFSLTKIVEIAHYNMNRIRLVWSSIWHVLSDFFVTIGCSENLSIAIFAMDSLRQLSMKFLEREELANYNFQNEFMKPFVVVMRKSRAVEIRELIIRCVSQMVLARVNHVKSGWKSMFMVFATASYDDHKNIVLLAFEIIEKILREYFPYITETESTTFNDCVNCLIAFTNSRFNKDISLNAIGFLRFCAAKLAEGDIGSSRLKDNPTSNSNPPSPHLASDGKQEGAVLTDKDDHIHFWFPLLAGLSELTFDLRPEIRKSALQVLFDTLRNHGHLFSLPLWEKVFDSVLFPIFDYVRHAIDPSGSSPQGQSVENDPAELDQDAWLYETCTLALQLVVDLFVRFYSTVNPLLKKVLSLLTSFIKRPHQSLAGIGIAAFVRLMSSAGSMFVDEKWLEVVLSMKEAATETLPDFTYISSGAYLQNVPTENGGSSEQREDESQPLENDNEESSRSRNLYFAIGDAKCRAAVQLLLIQAVMEVYNMYRAQLSAQNTVILFEALHAVAIHAHKINSDNDLRSKLQELGSMTQMQDPPLLRLENESYQLCLTILQNIFLDSAPNHGSAEVVEGHLISLCKEVLEVYLTTARPAQLSSGTQSLGHWLIPVGSSKRRELAARAPLVVATLQAISGLGDSSFEKNLGQFFPLLAGLISCEHGSIEVQVALSDMFSTWVGPLVLQSC; this is encoded by the exons AtggcctccgcggccgccgcgtcgccgccgaccccgccggAGTCCGACCCGCGCCTCGTCGAGGTCTTCACACCCTTCCTCGAGAAGCTCATCAAAAACGCCTCGTGGCGCAACAAGGCGCACTCCAAGCTCTCGCACACAGCCAAGTCCATCCTCGACCGCCTCCAGAAGCCGCCGCCCGCAGCCGAGGCGCAGGCGCCGTCCACCCCGACCTCCGCCCCCTCCACACCGACCTCCTCGTCCGCGCAGCCTGGTCCGCTGCGTAGCCTGTCGCTCGCGGACTCGGAGCTGCTCCTCGCGCCTGTGACCTCCGCGCTCGGCTCGGGTAGCGCCAAGCTCGCCGAGGCTGCGCTCGAGCTCCTCCACAGGCTGATCGCGCACTCGTACATCCATGGGGAGGCCGACCCATCCGCTGATCCCTCGGCGCAGCTCGTCGCCTCGCTCCTCGACGCCGCCTGCAACGCGCTCGGCCTCGACGACGAGCACAttgagctcctcctcctcaagaCGCTCCTCTCGGCGGTCACCTCCACGTCCGTGCGCCTCCACGGGGATTGCCTGCTACGTGCTGTGCGCGCGTGTTATGATATGTACCTGGGGAGCCGCAGTGCTGTCAACCAGGCCACTGCCAAGGCTTCGCTCGTGCAGATGCTGGTGATTGTGTTCCGCCGCATGGAGGCTGACTCGTCGACGGTGCCTGTGCAGCCCATAGTCGTGGCTGACATGATTGAGCTGCCTGACGCTGGTCCTGGCTCCTCGCCAACTGCCGACCCCAATGTTGTACAGGGATTCATTTCGAAGATCATTGGTGACTTTGATGGTGCACTCACACCTCTAGCACGGACAACTTCGTCAACAGGGGCAGGGGCAACTGTAGCCCATGATGGTGCGTTTGAGACAACAGCGGCAGCAGAGGAAGGGGCAAACCCAGCAGATCTGCTTGATTCGACGGATAAAGACATGCTTGATGCCAAATACTGGGAGATCAGCATGTATAAAACAGCTATTGAGGGTCGTAAGGATGAGCTTGGTGTAGAGGGAGCAGTGGTGGGCACCTTGGACGATGATGCTGATGTGCGGATTGGAAATAAGCTGCGGAGGGATGCTTTCTTAGTTTTCCGGGCTTTGTGTAAGCTTTCCATGAAGACACCACCCAAGGATGCTCCAGCAGATCCCATAGTGATGCGGGGGAAGATCCTTGCCCTTGAGCTTCTCAAGATCTTACTTGAAAATGCTGGTGCTGTGTTCCGGACCAGCGAGAG GTTTCTCGGTGCCATCAAGCAGTATCTATGCCTATCACTTTTGAAGAACTGTGCCTCATCACATATGATTGTTTTTCAGCTATCTTGTTCTATTTTTATTAGTCTAGTCTCAAGATTCAGACCAGGATTAAAGGCAGAAATTGGAGTGTTCTTTCCCATGATCATTTTGAGAGTTTTGGAGAATATTGCACAGCCAAATTATCAGGCAAAGATGATTGTTCTTCGTTTTCTGGAGAAGCTCTGTGGTGATTCTCAAATTTTAGTTGACATTTTCCTCAATTACGATTGTGATGTACACTCATCAAACATATTTGAGAG GATGGTGAATGGTCTACTAAAGACGGCTCAAGGGCCTCCTGCTGGTGTCCCTACCACATTGGTACCACCTCAGGATACCACAATGAAAAGTGAAGCAATGAAATGCTTAGTTGCTATTCTCAGATCCATGGGGGATTGGATGAATAAGCAGCTACGTATTCCTGATCCTGCTTCTCCTATTGTAGAATCAGAGAAAAACGATAATGATGGTGGCAATGAGCTTCCCCAGACGGATAACAATGGAGATGAGTCTAGTGAAGCATCCGATTCACATTCTGAACTATCAAATGGAATTTCAGAGGCTGCATCTTTGGAGCAACGTCGAGCTTACAAGATGGAGCTTCAG GAGGGTATCTCTTTGTTTAATCGGAAGCCGAAGAAGGGAATTGAGTTCCTAGTAAAAGCGAGCAAGGTTGGGGAGTCACCAGAGGAAATAGCTGCTTTCCTAAAAAGTGCTTCTGGCTTGAACAAGACTATGATTGGTGATTATTTAGGGGAAAGGGAAGATTTATCACTCAAAGTCATGCATGCGTATGTTGACTCATTTGAGTTTCAAGGAATGGAGTTTGACGAAGCGATTAGAGCTTTCCTTCAAGGTTTCAGGTTGCCTGGAGAAGCTCAGAAGATCGACCGGATTATGGAAAAGTTTGCAGAGCGTTACTGCAAATGTAACCCAAAGGCCTTTTCCAGTGCGGATACAGCCTACGTCCTTGCTTATTCAGTCATAATGCTTAACACTGATGCACATAACCCAATGGTCAAAAACAAG ATGTCACCAGAAGATTTCATTAGGAACAATCGCGGTATTGATGATGGGAAAGATTTGCCTGAAGAATTTATGAGATCCTTGTATGAAAGGATTTGGAAAAAGGAGATTAAGATGAAAGAAGATGAATTTGTTCCCCAGCAGCAACAATCAACAAGTTCTAACAAAATTCTTGGGTTGGATAACATTCTCAACATTGTTGTACGCAAGCGAGGTTCATCTATGGAGACAAGTGATGATCTCATTAAGCATATGCAGGAGCAATTTAAAGAAAAGGCCCGCATGTCCGA GTCAGTATTTTATCCAGCCACAGATGTAGTTGTTTTAAAGTTCATGGTTGAGGTTTGCTGGGCTCCTATGCTTGCTGCCTTCAGTGTTCCACTTGACCAGAGTGATGATGAGATTGTCATATCCCAATGCCTTGAAGGGTTTCGCTCTGCAATCCATGTTACTGCAGCAATGTCAATGAAGACTCAAAGGGATGCATTTATCACTTCACTTGCCAAGTTTACATCACTTCACTCTGCTGCTGATATCAGGCAGAAAAATGTTGAAGCCATTAAG GCAATTCTATTAATTGCAGATGAAGATGGAAATTACTTGCAAGAAGCATGGGAGCATATATTGACTTGTGTTTCTCGTTTTGAAAATCTTCATCTTGTTGGAGAAGGAGCGCCTCCAGATGCTACATTCTTTGCGCTGCAGCAGCCAGACCTTGATAAATCAAAACAGGCCAAGTCATCGATTCTTCCTGTTCTGAAAAAGAAGGCTCCTAATGCTGCTTCAGCTTCTAAAAGGGGTTCCTATGACAGCGCTGGTGTGGGTGGTAAAGCTTCTGGTGTTGATCAAATGAATAATGAGGTGACAAGCCTCTTGGAGCAAGTTGGAATGGCTGAAATGAACCGTGTATTTGTAAGAAGTCAAAAGCTCAACAGTGAGGGTATAATTGATTTTGTAAAGGCTCTCTGTAAGGTTTCTATGGAGGAATTACGGTCTGCATCTGATCCACGAGTTTTTAGTCTGACTAAAATAGTCGAGATAGC GCATTACAATATGAACCGCATCAGGCTTGTCTGGTCAAGCATATGGCATGTCTTGTCTGATTTTTTTGTGACCATTGGCTGCTCAGAAAATCTTTCAATTGCAATATTTGCTATGGACTCCCTACGACAGTTGTCGATGAAGTTCCTGGAGCGAGAAGAGCTGGCTAACTACAATTTCCAAAATGAATTTATGAAGCCTTTTGTTGTTGTAATGAGGAAGAGCCGAGCTGTTGAGATCAGAGAACTTATCATTAGGTGTGTCTCTCAAATGGTACTAGCCCGTGTAAATCATGTAAAGTCAGGGTGGAAGAGCATGTTTATG GTCTTTGCGACAGCTTCATATGATGATCACAAAAACATTGTACTTTTGGCCTTTGAAATTATAGAAAAGATTTTGCGGGAGTACTTTCCATACATCACTGAGACTGAGTCAACGACTTTCAATGATTGTGTCAACTGTCTCATCGCATTTACTAACAGCAGGTTTAACAAAGACATAAGCCTTAATGCAATTGGCTTTCTTCGATTCTGTGCGGCAAAGTTGGCCGAAGGTGATATTGGATCCTCAAGGTTGAAGGACAATCCCACTTCGAACAGCAACCCACCCTCACCTCATTTGGCCAGTGATGGCAAGCAGGAAGGTGCAGTTCTTACCGACAAGGATGACCATATACACTTTTGGTTTCCTTTACTAGCAG GGTTGTCTGAACTTACCTTCGACTTAAGACCAGAAATCAGAAAAAGTGCTTTGCAAGTGTTATTTGACACATTAAGAAATCAtggccatcttttctctttgccTTTATGGGAGAAGGTGTTTGATTCAGTGCTTTTCCCAATATTTGATTATGTACGGCATGCTATTGATCCATCTGGTAGTTCTCCACAAGGACAAAGTGTGGAAAACGATCCTGCGGAACTTGATCAAGATGCTTGGCTGTATGAGACATGCACTTTGGCACTTCAGCtagttgtagatctctttgtTAGGTTCTATAGCACAGTCAATCCACTTCTAAAGAAGGTTCTTTCGCTCCTGACTAGTTTCATAAAGCGTCCTCATCAGAGTCTTGCTGGTATAGGTATTGCTGCATTCGTCCGTTTGATGAGCAGCGCTGGATCCATGTTTGTGGATGAAAAATGGCTAGAGGTCGTATTGTCCATGAAAGAAGCTGCCACCGAGACGCTTCCTGACTTCACTTATATTTCATCTGGAGCTTACCTGCAAAATGTACCAACAGAAAATGGAGGCTCTTCTGAACAGAGAGAAGACGAATCTCAACCATTAGAGAATGATAATGAAGAATCCTCTAGATCAAGGAACCTATATTTTGCAATTGGCGATGCCAAGTGTCGAGCTGCTGTGCAACTCCTATTGATCCAG GCTGTGATGGAGGTATATAACATGTACAGAGCACAACTGTCTGCACAGAATACAGTTATCCTCTTTGAGGCCTTACATGCTGTTGCTATCCATGCCCACAAAATAAACAGTGATAACGACCTGCGGTCCAAGTTGCAAGAGTTGGGCTCCATGACCCAAATGCAGGATCCACCATTGTTGCGCCTTGAGAATGAGTCGTACCAGCTGTGCCTTACTATCCTCCAGAACATATTCCTGGACAGCGCCCCTAACCATGGAAGCGCAGAAGTGGTGGAGGGTCACCTTATCAGCTTGTGCAAGGAGGTCCTTGAGGTATACTTGACCACAGCGCGGCCTGCCCAGCTTTCCAGTGGCACCCAGTCACTGGGCCACTGGCTTATCCCTGTCGGTTCATCGAAGCGGAGAGAGCTTGCGGCCCGAGCACCCCTGGTTGTTGCAACCCTGCAAGCTATCAGTGGCCTAGGTGATTCATCTTTCGAGAAGAACCTTGGCCAGTTCTTCCCCCTCCTTGCTGGCCTCATAAGCTGCGAGCATGGTTCAATTGAAGTGCAGGTGGCCTTGAGCGACATGTTCAGCACTTGGGTTGGACCGCTCGTTCTTCAGTCTTGCTGA